One Glycine max cultivar Williams 82 chromosome 6, Glycine_max_v4.0, whole genome shotgun sequence DNA segment encodes these proteins:
- the LOC100819348 gene encoding polygalacturonase: MKFTIITIFFSLFLVDFGFAQQGDLDISRFGGKPNSDISQAFLSAWTQACASTTAVKIVIPAGTYQMGAVDVKGPCKAPIEVQVDGTIQAPTNVVNLKGADQWLKVQHVNSFTLSGKGVFDGQGPTAWKQNDCTTNKNCKMLCMNFGFNFLNNSIVRDLTSKDSKNFHVNVLGCNNMTFDGFKISAPAESPNTDGIHIGRSTDVKVLNTNIATGDDCISLGDGNKNITVQNVNCGPGHGISVGSLGRYDNEEAVEGLLVKNCTLNNTDNGLRIKTWPSTPLTITVTDMHFEDITMENVSNPVIIDQEYCPWNQCSKKNPSKIKISKVSFKNIKGTSGTKEGVIFICSSVAPCEGVEMTDVDLTFNGAATTAKCANVKPVITGKAPTCAA; encoded by the exons atgaAGTTCACTAtaatcacaatatttttttctttatttctagtCGACTTTGGTTTTGCACAACAAGGGGATCTTGACATATCAAGATTTGGAGGAAAACCGAATTCAGATATAAGCCAG GCTTTCTTAAGTGCCTGGACTCAAGCATGTGCATCAACAACTGCTGTCAAAATTGTGATTCCAGCTGGCACATATCAAATGGGTGCAGTTGATGTAAAAGGTCCTTGCAAGGCTCCTATTGAGGTTCAAGTTGATGGAACAATTCAAGCACCTACAAACGTAGTTAACCTTAAGGGGGCAGACCAATGGTTAAAGGTTCAACATGTTAACTCTTTCACCCTGTCAGGGAAAGGAGTTTTTGATGGTCAAGGTCCAACTGCTtggaaacaaaatgattgtaCAACAAACAAGAACTGCAAGATGCTTTGCATG AATTTCGGTTTTAATTTCCTCAATAATTCAATTGTCCGTGACCTTACTTCCAAGGATAGCAAAAACTTTCATGTGAATGTTTTGGGGTGCAACAATATGACATTTGATGGGTTTAAAATTAGTGCCCCAGCAGAGAGTCCCAACACCGATGGGATCCACATTGGAAGATCCACAGATGTGAAGGTTCTTAATACAAACATTGCTACTGGAGATGACTGTATCTCATTGGGTGATGGTAACAAAAATATAACTGTCCAAAATGTGAACTGTGGACCTGGTCATGGCATTAGTGTTGGAAGCCTTGGGAGGTACGATAATGAAGAGGCCGTTGAAGGTCTTCTAGTTAAGAATTGCACTTTGAACAATACAGATAACGGTCTGAGGATTAAGACTTGGCCTAGCACGCCATTAACAATTACAGTTACTGATATGCATTTTGAAGATATTACCATGGAAAATGTTTCGAACCCTGTGATCATAGACCAAGAGTATTGTCCATGGAACCAGTGCTCCAAAAAG AATCCGTCAAAAATCAAGATAAGCAAGGTTTCCTTCAAAAACATTAAGGGCacttcaggaactaaagaaggAGTGATTTTTATTTGTAGTAGTGTTGCACCATGTGAGGGTGTAGAGATGACTGATGTTGATCTCACATTCAATGGAGCTGCAACAACAGCTAAATGTGCTAACGTCAAGCCCGTAATAACAGGAAAAGCTCCTACTTGTGCAGCCTAG